A portion of the Misgurnus anguillicaudatus chromosome 16, ASM2758022v2, whole genome shotgun sequence genome contains these proteins:
- the frmpd3 gene encoding FERM and PDZ domain-containing protein 3 isoform X3: MLKDDTLLLIPNVLKVFLENGQIKSFTFDSRTTVRDVISSLQDRLSLRYIEHFALVLESGGLAQNQGLHLLQENQPLSHVVHRTYFQGMKCLFRICFFPKDPADLLRRDPAAFEYLYIQSRNDVIKERFGMDWKSDVTLKLAALHIFITVSIARPNQKISLKHVEKEWGLEPFLPLTLLPTVKEKNVCKSLSQLLKTYQHPPPAGNKVSPLQGKLQYMRVLNDLPPFGGFLFHTVGLDEKQSATTLLVGPRHGISHVIDLKNNLTTVLAEFSRVAKVQLFREHHGVARVEVAILDAKPLVLLMEWPDASNFACLISGYYKLFVDPKRTIYSRIPGQPYMIKADSRSSHARSGATVLSGSRREERDGSSREATHKIPTPPISQHLGLCHIHLKEQQQLQELQIQEEQELDINENLISQVQSRSRTKSDPTIKSSESVAEQDKSTDDSSNFRVRAKTMEPSQQARRFFCDSCKAKLQAEGLTSDIGESGKLILQQCTNACASREAGAVDLIALPLPGNEEEEEIDEGVGKLQPPPPAIAAPPPGFRDNSSDEDDPNKGRKGIKGAASTAKGQEDVPVTLIDTVATRTVQDHAQELDDALVSTLQALEALAASEDYPHHHQQTPQTTGLIVLAAITPESSLDSGHETNSSELADVSEMVSAMKQHQSQAYFLAHHINKERLFSRRDFPLTIPGCTTQAIGGGAFSMNQIRGGCPPKPVILSKTMPLKLCPSQGTGSAVEQGKTHEEAKTKNTANTEQEAVKECLSESIPKTSEELKASEQGAEQEKLPPANEEILNSNTSEGVHEKLSEVATSETTNIALPVLLPVDRTASAKICSTNMCQDAETASSETTKPSSSKDLLPAAELFCTCPVRPEPGPQVRLKDPQTQKVVVIHSSSPTDDERLRAKGLQLASNKESKVKTTDASTSKPSTLPPTKYSPVMPVKVEQKEMSEAKSENILNKASVEPQTIAKSLPVLADPTHILSCVEKGATIPGAEYKKQANNKSKSQRTPFLSFRNLISATFPARLRRETDERRAQLQKVRQYELEFLEELLKPKTSQGEFLPQGSSPIPSFSPCACQLRTSPVQKVPGISREQRRSCDCKRMCRGMRLPDTAVGSAVEQRGRDRTISKTSPAIPKSSHAQEELRKPQTLEIKTTRIRSTSLESREPREAPMSSLPICTTRSECMDAPQYKKLQRRYSIGEIDNNDNTPLYAEVKTTKAKSLEKEMERVRATGLRLPTPVEPVHAKDGDAKKKGIFFIQEEKLVQESREGTAEVLGLPSEDADDREKCCSFCFCYRKCEAADESSEKDELSYSIPLQVLPGMQLDSRAMPVVSKTLQVLDAEDCSGEEEEEEEEPQTQRIDLRAPGNLETSLARVQSLQGKTFSLPDGFLNAQLDANELLSILRQCANSPQAEGEPRIPPARLTEYKQELAVCFKEFRASCRRVASVEKSPSRMLSAVTASFQVLCNLTQTFIRLVRGVRSETQKLQLLRKVEEVAVNYTLLLRAAEEAMGHSSSLPNKSASPQLNTTTNMGSLNRSIKTLPSK; the protein is encoded by the exons ATGCTTAAAGACGACACACTGCTTCTGATACCAAATGTCTTGAAGGTGTTTTTGGAGAATGGACAGATCAAATCCTTTACGTTTGACAGCCGCACCACTGTTAGG GATGTGATATCGTCGTTGCAGGACCGCCTCTCTCTGCGCTACATTGAGCATTTCGCTTTGGTGCTGGAGTCCGGTGGACTGGCCCAGAACCAGGGTCTGCATCTGCTCCAGGAAAACCAGCCACTCTCTCAT GTAGTTCACAGGACCTACTTCCAGGGAATGAAATGTCTTTTCAGAATCTGCTTCTTCCCGAAAGACCCTGCTGATCTGTTGAGGAGAGACCCTGCTGCATTTGAGTACCTCTACATACAG AGTCGCAATGACGTCATTAAAGAGCGGTTTGGAATGGACTGGAAGTCTGATGTGACACTCAAGTTGGCAGCCCTGCACATCTTCATCACTGTGTCAATTGCGAGACCCAATCAGAAGATTTCTCTCAAGCATGTTGA GAAAGAATGGGGTTTGGAGCCATTTCTTCCTCTCACCCTGTTGCCCACTGTCAAGGAGAAGAATGTCTGCAAGAGTCTTTCACAACTGTTAAAGACGTATCAGCATCCTCCCCCAGCTGGTAACAAG GTTTCTCCTCTTCAAGGAAAACTACAGTATATGCGAGTCTTGAATGACCTTCCGCCATTTGGTGGCTTCTTGTTTCACACAGTCGGCCTG GATGAGAAGCAGTCAGCCACCACGCTGTTGGTCGGACCGAGGCACGGTATCAGTCATGTTATTGACCTGAAGAACAACTTGACAACCGTCTTAGCAGAGTTCAGCCGCGTGGCCAAAGTCCAACTCTTCAGAGAGCATCATGGGGTAGCCCGTGTTGAGGTTGCCATTTTGGATGCAAAG CCCTTGGTCTTGTTAATGGAGTGGCCAGATGCATCAAACTTTGCTTGTTTGATCTCTGGCTATTACAAGCTCTTTGTGGACCCTAAAAGGACCATCTACTCCAGGATACCTGGTCAGCCTTATATGATCAAGGCAG ATTCCAGAAGTTCCCACGCCCGTTCCGGAGCCACTGTGTTAAGCGGGAGCCGACGAGAAGAGAGAGATGGGTCGTCCAGAGAGGCAACACACAAGATACCAACACCGCCCATATCTCAGCACCTTGGCCTGTGTCACATCCATTTAAAAGAGCAACAACAGCTGCAAGAGCTTCAGATACAGGAAGAGCAGGAGCTTGACATTAATGAGAACCTTATCTCACAGGTACAGAGTCGTTCACGCACAAAGTCTGACCCCACTATAAAGAGCAGTGAATCAGTGGCTGAACAAGACAAATCCACTGATGACAGCTCAAACTTCAGGGTCAGAGCGAAAACAATGGAGCCGTCACAACAGGCAAGGAGGTTTTTCTGTGACTCCTGCAAAGCAAAACTTCAAGCTGAAGGTTTGACGTCAGACATCGGGGAATCTGGAAAGCTTATTTTGCAGCAGTGCACAAATGCTTGTGCTTCTCGTGAGGCAGGGGCTGTTGATCTCATTGCCTTACCACTTCCTGGgaatgaggaggaagaggagataGATGAAGGAGTAGGAAAGTTGCAGCCTCCGCCCCCTGCCATTGCAGCACCACCCCCAGGGTTTCGTGATAACAGCTCTGATGAAGATGACCCGAATAAGGGTCGCAAAGGAATCAAAGGCGCTGCTTCTACGGCAAAGGGTCAAGAGGACGTTCCTGTAACACTGATCGACACTGTGGCCACTAGGACGGTTCAAGATCATGCTCAGGAGTTAGATGATGCATTAGTGTCCACCCTACAGGCACTGGAAGCACTCGCTGCATCAGAGGACTACCCGCACCATCACCAACAGACCCCACAGACAACAG GCTTAATTGTGCTTGCTGCTATAACCCCAGAGTCCTCCCTCGACTCTGGGCATGAGACAAATTCATCAGAACTAGCTGATGTGTCTGAGATGGTTTCAGCCATGAAGCAGCATCAGAGCCAGGCTTACTTTCTTGCCCACCACATTAACAAAGAAAGACTTTTTAGTAGAAGAGACTTCCCTTTGACAATTCCTGGCTGTACAACACAAGCAATTGGGGGAGGAGCTTTTTCGATGAATCAGATCCGTGGTGGGTGTCCTCCAAAGCCAGTAATCTTAAGTAAGACTATGCCCTTAAAACTATGTCCCAGTCAAGGGACTGGAAGTGCTGTGGAGCAGGGAAAGACCCACGAAGaagcaaaaactaaaaatacagCAAACACTGAACAGGAAGCTGTCAAAGAGTGCTTGTCAGAGTCTATTCCAAAAACATCTGAAGAACTTAAAGCTTCTGAACAGGGAGCCGAACAAGAAAAATTACCGCCTGCAAATGAAGAAATATTGAACTCCAATACCTCTGAAGGTGTCCATGAAAAACTGTCTGAGGTAGCAACCTCCGAAACAACCAACATAGCCTTACCTGTTCTCTTACCTGTGGATAGAACAGCATCTGCTAAGATTTGCTCAACGAATATGTGCCAAGATGCCGAGACTGCCTCAAGTGAGACCACAAAGCCTTCAAGTTCAAAGGATCTTCTCCCAGCTGCTGAATTGTTCTGCACATGTCCGGTACGGCCAGAGCCAGGCCCACAAGTGCGTCTAAAAGATCCACAGACCCAAAAGGTGGTAGTGATTCACTCATCCTCTCCTACAGACGATGAGCGTCTCCGTGCCAAAGGACTTCAGTTAGCCAGCAACAAAGAGAGCAAAGTTAAGACAACTGATGCAAGTACATCTAAGCCTAGCACCCTGCCTCCCACTAAATACTCACCAGTTATGCCTGTTAAAGTAGAACAGAAAGAGATGTCCGAAGCAAAGTCTGAGAATATTCTGAATAAAGCCTCTGTGGAGCCACAAACAATTGCTAAAAGTTTGCCTGTCCTGGCAGATCCAACACATATCTTGAGCTGTGTGGAAAAAGGTGCAACTATCCCAGGGGCAGAGTACAAGAAGCAAGCAAATAACAAATCCAAATCCCAGCGTACTCCATTTTTGAGCTTTAGGAATTTAATTTCAGCCACCTTTCCAGCACGTCTGCGTCGAGAGACAGATGAGCGTCGTGCACAGCTCCAGAAGGTAAGGCAGTATGAGCTAGAGTTTTTGGAGGAGCTGCTGAAACCTAAAACATCACAAGGAGAGTTCTTGCCACAAGGCTCTTCTCCAATCCCCTCCTTTAGCCCATGTGCCTGCCAGCTACGCACAAGTCCTGTGCAGAAAGTTCCAGGAATCTCTCGAGAACAGCGACGCAGCTGTGACTGTAAAAGGATGTGCCGGGGGATGCGACTCCCAGATACAGCAGTTGGCTCTGCAGTGGAACAGAGGGGAAGGGACAGGACCATCTCTAAAACATCCCCTGCAATTCCAAAGTCTTCACATGCTCAAGAAGAATTACGAAAACCTCAGACTTTGGAAATCAAAACTACTCGAATTCGCTCCACAAGCCTAGAGTCAAGGGAGCCCAGAGAAGCACCAATGTCAAGTTTGCCTATATGCACCACCCGTTCAGAATGCATGGATGCACCTCAGTACAAAAAGCTACAAAGGAGATACAGTATAGGGGAAATTGATAACAATGACAACACCCCCCTTTATGCTGAGGTCAAAACTACAAAAGCAAAGAGCTTAGAGAAAGAAATGGAAAGAGTTAGAGCCACTGGACTTAGACTCCCAACTCCAGTGGAGCCTGTGCATGCTAAAGATGGGGATGCAAAAAAGAAgggcatattttttattcaggAAGAGAAGCTTGTTCAGGAAAGCCGTGAGGGTACCGCTGAGGTTCTAGGCTTGCCAAGTGAGGATGCTGATGACAGGGAAAAATGTTGCTCCTTTTGCTTCTGTTATCGAAAATGTGAGGCCGCTGATGAGAGCAGTGAAAAAGATGAACTATCTTATTCCATCCCCTTGCAGGTCTTGCCCGGAATGCAACTAGATTCAAGGGCAATGCCAGTAGTCAGCAAAACTCTTCAGGTCCTTGATGCAGAGGACTGCAGTGgggaagaagaagaggaggaagaggagccGCAAACACAGAGAATTGATCTGCGGGCCCCTGGGAACCTGGAAACTAGTTTAGCAAGAGTACAGTCGTTGCAAGGCAAAACATTTTCACTACCTGATGGATTCCTAAATGCACAACTTGATGCCAATGAACTGCTCTCAATTTTAAGGCAGTGTGCCAACAGTCCCCAGGCAGAGGGTGAACCTCGCATTCCTCCCGCAAGACTGACAGAGTACAAGCAAGAACTTGCGGTCTGTTTTAAAGAGTTCAGGGCATCATGTAGACGAGTGGCAAGTGTTGAGAAAAGTCCCTCACGAATGTTAAGCGCTGTCACAGCTAGCTTCCAGGTGCTTTGCAATCTTACGCAAACATTCATTCGGCTGGTCAGAGGTGTACGCTCTGAAACTCAAAAACTGCAGCTTTTACGTAAAGTAGAAGAAGTAGCTGTCAACTACACCCTTCTTCTGCGCGCTGCTGAGGAGGCAATGGGACACTCTAGTAGCCTCCCCAATAAAAGTGCAAGTCCTCAACTTAATACCACCACTAACATGGGCTCTCTTAATCGCTCCATCAAGACACTGCCCAGCAAGTAA
- the frmpd3 gene encoding FERM and PDZ domain-containing protein 3 isoform X2, producing MGGVCSSPGRRNLLIRPRGPKSTMLKDDTLLLIPNVLKVFLENGQIKSFTFDSRTTVRDVISSLQDRLSLRYIEHFALVLESGGLAQNQGLHLLQENQPLSHVVHRTYFQGMKCLFRICFFPKDPADLLRRDPAAFEYLYIQSRNDVIKERFGMDWKSDVTLKLAALHIFITVSIARPNQKISLKHVEKEWGLEPFLPLTLLPTVKEKNVCKSLSQLLKTYQHPPPAGNKVSPLQGKLQYMRVLNDLPPFGGFLFHTVGLDEKQSATTLLVGPRHGISHVIDLKNNLTTVLAEFSRVAKVQLFREHHGVARVEVAILDAKPLVLLMEWPDASNFACLISGYYKLFVDPKRTIYSRIPGQPYMIKADSRSSHARSGATVLSGSRREERDGSSREATHKIPTPPISQHLGLCHIHLKEQQQLQELQIQEEQELDINENLISQVQSRSRTKSDPTIKSSESVAEQDKSTDDSSNFRVRAKTMEPSQQARRFFCDSCKAKLQAEGLTSDIGESGKLILQQCTNACASREAGAVDLIALPLPGNEEEEEIDEGVGKLQPPPPAIAAPPPGFRDNSSDEDDPNKGRKGIKGAASTAKGQEDVPVTLIDTVATRTVQDHAQELDDALVSTLQALEALAASEDYPHHHQQTPQTTGLIVLAAITPESSLDSGHETNSSELADVSEMVSAMKQHQSQAYFLAHHINKERLFSRRDFPLTIPGCTTQAIGGGAFSMNQIRGGCPPKPVILSKTMPLKLCPSQGTGSAVEQGKTHEEAKTKNTANTEQEAVKECLSESIPKTSEELKASEQGAEQEKLPPANEEILNSNTSEGVHEKLSEVATSETTNIALPVLLPVDRTASAKICSTNMCQDAETASSETTKPSSSKDLLPAAELFCTCPVRPEPGPQVRLKDPQTQKVVVIHSSSPTDDERLRAKGLQLASNKESKVKTTDASTSKPSTLPPTKYSPVMPVKVEQKEMSEAKSENILNKASVEPQTIAKSLPVLADPTHILSCVEKGATIPGAEYKKQANNKSKSQRTPFLSFRNLISATFPARLRRETDERRAQLQKVRQYELEFLEELLKPKTSQGEFLPQGSSPIPSFSPCACQLRTSPVQKVPGISREQRRSCDCKRMCRGMRLPDTAVGSAVEQRGRDRTISKTSPAIPKSSHAQEELRKPQTLEIKTTRIRSTSLESREPREAPMSSLPICTTRSECMDAPQYKKLQRRYSIGEIDNNDNTPLYAEVKTTKAKSLEKEMERVRATGLRLPTPVEPVHAKDGDAKKKGIFFIQEEKLVQESREGTAEVLGLPSEDADDREKCCSFCFCYRKCEAADESSEKDELSYSIPLQVLPGMQLDSRAMPVVSKTLQVLDAEDCSGEEEEEEEEPQTQRIDLRAPGNLETSLARVQSLQGKTFSLPDGFLNAQLDANELLSILRQCANSPQAEGEPRIPPARLTEYKQELAVCFKEFRASCRRVASVEKSPSRMLSAVTASFQVLCNLTQTFIRLVRGVRSETQKLQLLRKVEEVAVNYTLLLRAAEEAMGHSSSLPNKSASPQLNTTTNMGSLNRSIKTLPSK from the exons ATGGGAGGGGTGTGCAGCTCTCCTGGAAGAAGAAACTTGCTGATCAGGCCTAGAGGGCCAAAATCG accATGCTTAAAGACGACACACTGCTTCTGATACCAAATGTCTTGAAGGTGTTTTTGGAGAATGGACAGATCAAATCCTTTACGTTTGACAGCCGCACCACTGTTAGG GATGTGATATCGTCGTTGCAGGACCGCCTCTCTCTGCGCTACATTGAGCATTTCGCTTTGGTGCTGGAGTCCGGTGGACTGGCCCAGAACCAGGGTCTGCATCTGCTCCAGGAAAACCAGCCACTCTCTCAT GTAGTTCACAGGACCTACTTCCAGGGAATGAAATGTCTTTTCAGAATCTGCTTCTTCCCGAAAGACCCTGCTGATCTGTTGAGGAGAGACCCTGCTGCATTTGAGTACCTCTACATACAG AGTCGCAATGACGTCATTAAAGAGCGGTTTGGAATGGACTGGAAGTCTGATGTGACACTCAAGTTGGCAGCCCTGCACATCTTCATCACTGTGTCAATTGCGAGACCCAATCAGAAGATTTCTCTCAAGCATGTTGA GAAAGAATGGGGTTTGGAGCCATTTCTTCCTCTCACCCTGTTGCCCACTGTCAAGGAGAAGAATGTCTGCAAGAGTCTTTCACAACTGTTAAAGACGTATCAGCATCCTCCCCCAGCTGGTAACAAG GTTTCTCCTCTTCAAGGAAAACTACAGTATATGCGAGTCTTGAATGACCTTCCGCCATTTGGTGGCTTCTTGTTTCACACAGTCGGCCTG GATGAGAAGCAGTCAGCCACCACGCTGTTGGTCGGACCGAGGCACGGTATCAGTCATGTTATTGACCTGAAGAACAACTTGACAACCGTCTTAGCAGAGTTCAGCCGCGTGGCCAAAGTCCAACTCTTCAGAGAGCATCATGGGGTAGCCCGTGTTGAGGTTGCCATTTTGGATGCAAAG CCCTTGGTCTTGTTAATGGAGTGGCCAGATGCATCAAACTTTGCTTGTTTGATCTCTGGCTATTACAAGCTCTTTGTGGACCCTAAAAGGACCATCTACTCCAGGATACCTGGTCAGCCTTATATGATCAAGGCAG ATTCCAGAAGTTCCCACGCCCGTTCCGGAGCCACTGTGTTAAGCGGGAGCCGACGAGAAGAGAGAGATGGGTCGTCCAGAGAGGCAACACACAAGATACCAACACCGCCCATATCTCAGCACCTTGGCCTGTGTCACATCCATTTAAAAGAGCAACAACAGCTGCAAGAGCTTCAGATACAGGAAGAGCAGGAGCTTGACATTAATGAGAACCTTATCTCACAGGTACAGAGTCGTTCACGCACAAAGTCTGACCCCACTATAAAGAGCAGTGAATCAGTGGCTGAACAAGACAAATCCACTGATGACAGCTCAAACTTCAGGGTCAGAGCGAAAACAATGGAGCCGTCACAACAGGCAAGGAGGTTTTTCTGTGACTCCTGCAAAGCAAAACTTCAAGCTGAAGGTTTGACGTCAGACATCGGGGAATCTGGAAAGCTTATTTTGCAGCAGTGCACAAATGCTTGTGCTTCTCGTGAGGCAGGGGCTGTTGATCTCATTGCCTTACCACTTCCTGGgaatgaggaggaagaggagataGATGAAGGAGTAGGAAAGTTGCAGCCTCCGCCCCCTGCCATTGCAGCACCACCCCCAGGGTTTCGTGATAACAGCTCTGATGAAGATGACCCGAATAAGGGTCGCAAAGGAATCAAAGGCGCTGCTTCTACGGCAAAGGGTCAAGAGGACGTTCCTGTAACACTGATCGACACTGTGGCCACTAGGACGGTTCAAGATCATGCTCAGGAGTTAGATGATGCATTAGTGTCCACCCTACAGGCACTGGAAGCACTCGCTGCATCAGAGGACTACCCGCACCATCACCAACAGACCCCACAGACAACAG GCTTAATTGTGCTTGCTGCTATAACCCCAGAGTCCTCCCTCGACTCTGGGCATGAGACAAATTCATCAGAACTAGCTGATGTGTCTGAGATGGTTTCAGCCATGAAGCAGCATCAGAGCCAGGCTTACTTTCTTGCCCACCACATTAACAAAGAAAGACTTTTTAGTAGAAGAGACTTCCCTTTGACAATTCCTGGCTGTACAACACAAGCAATTGGGGGAGGAGCTTTTTCGATGAATCAGATCCGTGGTGGGTGTCCTCCAAAGCCAGTAATCTTAAGTAAGACTATGCCCTTAAAACTATGTCCCAGTCAAGGGACTGGAAGTGCTGTGGAGCAGGGAAAGACCCACGAAGaagcaaaaactaaaaatacagCAAACACTGAACAGGAAGCTGTCAAAGAGTGCTTGTCAGAGTCTATTCCAAAAACATCTGAAGAACTTAAAGCTTCTGAACAGGGAGCCGAACAAGAAAAATTACCGCCTGCAAATGAAGAAATATTGAACTCCAATACCTCTGAAGGTGTCCATGAAAAACTGTCTGAGGTAGCAACCTCCGAAACAACCAACATAGCCTTACCTGTTCTCTTACCTGTGGATAGAACAGCATCTGCTAAGATTTGCTCAACGAATATGTGCCAAGATGCCGAGACTGCCTCAAGTGAGACCACAAAGCCTTCAAGTTCAAAGGATCTTCTCCCAGCTGCTGAATTGTTCTGCACATGTCCGGTACGGCCAGAGCCAGGCCCACAAGTGCGTCTAAAAGATCCACAGACCCAAAAGGTGGTAGTGATTCACTCATCCTCTCCTACAGACGATGAGCGTCTCCGTGCCAAAGGACTTCAGTTAGCCAGCAACAAAGAGAGCAAAGTTAAGACAACTGATGCAAGTACATCTAAGCCTAGCACCCTGCCTCCCACTAAATACTCACCAGTTATGCCTGTTAAAGTAGAACAGAAAGAGATGTCCGAAGCAAAGTCTGAGAATATTCTGAATAAAGCCTCTGTGGAGCCACAAACAATTGCTAAAAGTTTGCCTGTCCTGGCAGATCCAACACATATCTTGAGCTGTGTGGAAAAAGGTGCAACTATCCCAGGGGCAGAGTACAAGAAGCAAGCAAATAACAAATCCAAATCCCAGCGTACTCCATTTTTGAGCTTTAGGAATTTAATTTCAGCCACCTTTCCAGCACGTCTGCGTCGAGAGACAGATGAGCGTCGTGCACAGCTCCAGAAGGTAAGGCAGTATGAGCTAGAGTTTTTGGAGGAGCTGCTGAAACCTAAAACATCACAAGGAGAGTTCTTGCCACAAGGCTCTTCTCCAATCCCCTCCTTTAGCCCATGTGCCTGCCAGCTACGCACAAGTCCTGTGCAGAAAGTTCCAGGAATCTCTCGAGAACAGCGACGCAGCTGTGACTGTAAAAGGATGTGCCGGGGGATGCGACTCCCAGATACAGCAGTTGGCTCTGCAGTGGAACAGAGGGGAAGGGACAGGACCATCTCTAAAACATCCCCTGCAATTCCAAAGTCTTCACATGCTCAAGAAGAATTACGAAAACCTCAGACTTTGGAAATCAAAACTACTCGAATTCGCTCCACAAGCCTAGAGTCAAGGGAGCCCAGAGAAGCACCAATGTCAAGTTTGCCTATATGCACCACCCGTTCAGAATGCATGGATGCACCTCAGTACAAAAAGCTACAAAGGAGATACAGTATAGGGGAAATTGATAACAATGACAACACCCCCCTTTATGCTGAGGTCAAAACTACAAAAGCAAAGAGCTTAGAGAAAGAAATGGAAAGAGTTAGAGCCACTGGACTTAGACTCCCAACTCCAGTGGAGCCTGTGCATGCTAAAGATGGGGATGCAAAAAAGAAgggcatattttttattcaggAAGAGAAGCTTGTTCAGGAAAGCCGTGAGGGTACCGCTGAGGTTCTAGGCTTGCCAAGTGAGGATGCTGATGACAGGGAAAAATGTTGCTCCTTTTGCTTCTGTTATCGAAAATGTGAGGCCGCTGATGAGAGCAGTGAAAAAGATGAACTATCTTATTCCATCCCCTTGCAGGTCTTGCCCGGAATGCAACTAGATTCAAGGGCAATGCCAGTAGTCAGCAAAACTCTTCAGGTCCTTGATGCAGAGGACTGCAGTGgggaagaagaagaggaggaagaggagccGCAAACACAGAGAATTGATCTGCGGGCCCCTGGGAACCTGGAAACTAGTTTAGCAAGAGTACAGTCGTTGCAAGGCAAAACATTTTCACTACCTGATGGATTCCTAAATGCACAACTTGATGCCAATGAACTGCTCTCAATTTTAAGGCAGTGTGCCAACAGTCCCCAGGCAGAGGGTGAACCTCGCATTCCTCCCGCAAGACTGACAGAGTACAAGCAAGAACTTGCGGTCTGTTTTAAAGAGTTCAGGGCATCATGTAGACGAGTGGCAAGTGTTGAGAAAAGTCCCTCACGAATGTTAAGCGCTGTCACAGCTAGCTTCCAGGTGCTTTGCAATCTTACGCAAACATTCATTCGGCTGGTCAGAGGTGTACGCTCTGAAACTCAAAAACTGCAGCTTTTACGTAAAGTAGAAGAAGTAGCTGTCAACTACACCCTTCTTCTGCGCGCTGCTGAGGAGGCAATGGGACACTCTAGTAGCCTCCCCAATAAAAGTGCAAGTCCTCAACTTAATACCACCACTAACATGGGCTCTCTTAATCGCTCCATCAAGACACTGCCCAGCAAGTAA